The genomic window CGTCGGTCGAGGTGGACCGGCGCGGGGTGCACGTGGCCAATATCGAAGGCATGCGGCGCGCGGTGGCCGGGCTGCCGGTGCGGCCGGGGTATGTGCTCAGCGACGGCTTCCGGGTGCCCGGCTTGCCGATGCCGTCGCTGCCGGTCGTCGGGGGCGACGCGGCCGCCGCCTGCATCGCCGCGGCCAGTGTGCTGGCCAAAGTGAGCCGGGACCGGTTGATGGTCGCCATGGACGCCGACCATCCCGGCTACGGCTTCGCCGACCACAAGGGCTACAGCACCCCCGCGCACAGCAGGGCACTGCAGCAGCTGGGGCCCTGCGCCGAGCACCGGTATTCGTTCATCAACGTCCGGCGCGTGGCTACCCACTCCGCCGGCGGCGCGGGATCGCGGGTGGTGGCCGAGTGCAGACCCGACCCTCCGGGCGAGCACGGCGAATTCCGGTGAGGAAAGATGGGAGGGGACTTTCCGCCCCAGGGCCTCCGAAAGGCGGGGACATTGGCAGGAGAAGGACGTCTGAGCAGATGAGCGCTGAGGATCTCGAAAAGTACGAAACCGAGATGGAGCTCTCGCTGTACCGCGAATACAAGGACATCGTCGGGCAGTTCAGCTACGTCGTGGAGACCGAGCGGCGCTTCTATCTGGCCAACAGCGTGGAGATGGTGCCCCGCAACGCCGACGGCGAGGTCTACTTCGAGCTGCGGCTCTCCGATGCCTGGGTGTGGGACATGTATCGGCCGGCGCGGTTCGTCAAGCAGGTGCGCGTGGTCACCTTCAAGGACGTCAACATCGAAGAGGTGGAGAAGCCGGAGCTGCGGCTTCCCGAATAGCCCTAGCCGGTCAGGGGATTCTCGCCGCCGGACGGCAGTTGGCCGCGCGTTTCGATGACGGCCCGCGCCACGTCGGCCAGCTTGATGTTCAGCGCCTGGGAGTGGTGTCGCAGCAGGTCGAACGCGTCGTCCTCGGTGATGTCGTTCAAGGCCATCAGCATGCCGACCGCCTTGCCGATCTCCCGGTTGCTCAGCAGGCCGCGGCGCAGGCTCGCGGCGTCTTCGCCCTTGGCCACGGCATTGATCGCCACGCTGGCGAAGGCCGCCAGCACCGCCGCCCGCCCTGCCGCCTCGGCGTCGAACAGGTTTGGCGTGTCGCTGAACAGATTGAGCGCGGCGCCCTTGCGCTTGTTGACCAGCAGCCTGAATCCCATGGCCCCGCGCACCGGGGTGTCCGCGACCAGCGCCTTGGCGAGCTTGGGCCACAGGGACGGCGTGGTCAGGTCCGCGTCGATCTGGGGGGTTTCCTCCTCGATCGCGTCGATGCACGGCCCGTCGCCGGTGCGCCGCTCGAACTCGTCGATCTGCCGGGCGAGCTGGTCGCTCGCGCCGACGGTGACGTAGTTGTCGCCCTCGCGCACCAGCAGGCTGGCGTGGTCGCAGCCCTTGACGACCAGGGTCGCGGCGATGCAGATCGCGGCGTACATCTCGTTCGCCGCCGAGCCCTGGTAGATGATCTCCGCGAGGGCCGCGAAGACGGTTCCGGGGTCGGCTTTTTCCCCGCCGGGCAACAAATCGGGCACATCGGCATTCGAGGCGTTCGAGTCGTCTGCCATGGTGTGCCTCTCTTGCTGTGTCGCGGCCGCTCGGGCGTGTTCGGTCACCGTAGATCATCGGTTTTCCGCCGTCAGCCCGACGTCGTCTGATGCCGGCCAGCGCCGGCCGCCCACGCCCCTGGACGTAGCGTAAAGCACGTGGTCGCGGCGTTGGCCATGTTCCGTGCGAACGGGCCGCCGGCGGCGGCCCGAGGTAGTTTGGGTTGGTGGTGTGCGCGCGGGTGGCCGAAGTGATGGCGCAGTGGGGAATGTAACCGCGCGACGGCACGCCCAACATCTCACCGCCGATCGGGCGATCACCCGCCCCGAGACCCTGGCCGTCGAAGAACCGCTGGAAATTCGGGTGGACGGGACGCCGGTCACGGTGACGATGCGCACGCCCGGTTCCGATTTCGAACTCGCGCGAGGCTTTCTGCTGACCGAGGGCGTGATCGCCGATCGCGAGCAGGTGCACGCCATCCGCTACTGCGACGGCCGCGACGACAAGGGCGCCAACACCTACAACGTGCTGGATGTGACGCTGGCCGCCGGGGTCGCGCCGCCGGACCTCGACGTCACCCGGAACTTCTACACCACCTCGTCGTGCGGGGTCTGCGGCAAGGCGTCGCTGGACGCGGTGCGGGTGATCGGCCGTTTTGCGCCGGGTGATGACCCCGTGACGGTGGCCGCGGCCACGCTGCAGGCGATGCCCGGCCAACTTCGGGGGGCGCAAAAGGTTTTCGCGAGCACCGGCGGGCTGCACGCGGCGGCGCTCTTCGCCGCCGACGGCGCGATGCTGGTGGTGCGCGAGGACATCGGCAGGCACAACGCCGTCGACAAGGTCATCGGCTGGGCGCTGGAAAACGGGCGGGTGCCGGTGGCGGGCTCGGTGCTGCTGGTCAGCGGGCGGGCCTCGTTCGAGTTGACGCAGAAGGCCGTGGTGGCCGGTATCCCCGTGCTGGCCGCGGTGTCGGCGCCGTCGTCGTTGGCGGTGTCGCTGGCCGAGGAGTCCGGACTCACGCTGGTGGCGTTCCTGCGGGGGGACTCGATGAACGTGTACACCCGCGCGGATCGCATCCGGTAGGCGGGCGCATGGCGCGGTTCAAGACGGAGATGGCGACCTGTCCGGCCTGCCGGCGGGAGGCCGAGGCCACCGTCGAGTACACCTACGACAGCGACGGCAACGTCATCGGCAGGCGGGTGCGTGAGGTGCATTGCCGATCCGCCGACTGCCCGGGCAGCGACGTACCCCCGCACTGGGGCTGATTATGGTGCAGGGCAGAGACATTCGCCGGCCGTCGGGGTTCGGCTGTGGATGGATGCCCGGCTGGGGATAACCCCGCCGTCGCGCGGTCCTCGGACGGTCGTCGGGCGGCGCATGTCGGCGCCGCCGGGCACGGTAGCCGCATGACGACGTGGAAGGCCTACGAGGCCGAGAAGAGACCGTCCCGGATACAGCTCGGGGCGATGGGCGAGGGCCTGGCCGTGGACCACCTGACCGGGATGGGATTGCGGATCCTGCAGCGCAATTGGCGGTGCCGCCACGGCGAGCTCGACGTGATCGCGTGCGACGACGCCCGCGGCATGGTGGTGTTCGTCGAGGTCAAGACGCGCACCGGCGACGGCTTCGGCGGCCTGCCGTACGCGGTCACCGAGCGTAAGTTCCGGCGGCTGCGCCGGCTGGCGGGGCTGTGGCTGGCCGCTCAGGACCGCCGCTGGGCGGCGGTGCGCCTGGACGTGATCGGGGTGCGGCTGCGGCCGGCTCGCGACCCGGAGATCACCCACCTGCAGGGGATCGGCTGATGGCGCTGGGGCGTGCGTTCTCGGTCGGGGTGCGCGGGCTGGACGGCGAGATCGTGGAGATCGAGGCCGACATCACCTCCGGGCTACCGGGGGTACACCTGGTCGGCCTGCCCGACGCCGCGTTGCAGGAATCCCGCGACCGCGTTCGCGCGGCGGTCACCAACTGCGGCGACGAGTGGCCGATGTCGCGGCTGACCCTGGCGCTGTCGCCGGCGACGCTGCCGAAGATGGGATCGGTCTACGACGTCGCGCTGGCCGCCGCGGTGCTGTCGGCGCAGCGCAAGCACCCGTGGGAACGGCTGGAAAAGACGGTGCTGCTGGGGGAGTTGTCCCTGGACGGCCGCGTGCGGCCGGTACGCGGCGTGCTGCCCGCCGTGCTGGCCGCCAAGCGCGAGGGCTGGCCAGCCGTCGTGGTGCCCGTGGACAACCTGGCCGAGGCCAGCCTGGTCGACGGCGTCAACGTGTGGGGTGTGCGCACCCTCGGGCAACTGCGGGCCTGGTTGTGCGGTTCGGCGCAGTTGCACCACCGGATCAGCGGGGGCAGCACCGAGCCCGAGCCGGCCGCGGATCTGGCCGACGTGGTCGGGCAAGCGCAGGCGCGCTTCGCGGTCGAGGTGGCGGCGGCCGGGGCGCACCACCTGATGCTGACCGGTCCCCCGGGTGTCGGTAAAACCATGCTGGCGCAACGTCTTCCGGGGTTGTTGCCGAAGCTGACGGACGGTGAGGCCCTGGAGGTCACGGCCATCCACTCGGTGGCCGGCCTGCTGTCCGGGGACACGCCGCTGATCACCCGGGCGCCGTTCGTGGCGCCGCACCACAGCTCCAGCGTCGCGGCCCTGGTGGGCGGGGGCTCGGGACTGGCCCGCCCCGGCGCCGTGAGCCGGGCCCACCGCGGGGTGCTCTTCCTCGACGAGTGCGCCGAGATCAGCGTCTCGGCACTCGAGGCGCTGCGAACACCGTTGGAGGACGGGGAGATTCGCCTGGCCCGCCGCGACGGCGTGGCGTGCTATCCGGCCCGGTTCCAGTTGGTGCTGGCCGCCAACCCGTGCCCGTGCGCGCCAGCGGATCCGCGCGATTGCATCTGCGCGGCGGCAACCAAGCGCCGTTACCTTGGCAAGCTGTTCGGGCCACTGCTGGACAGGGTGGACCTGCGGGTGCAGCTGCACCCGGTACGGGCGGGGGCGATTTCGTCCGTCGAGGGCGAATCGACCGCCCAGGTGCGCGCCCGGGTGGCACAGGCGCGCGAGACGGCCGCCGCGCGCTGGCGCCCGCACGGATTCCGCACCAACGCCGAGGTCAGCGGGTCGTTGCTGCGCCGGAGATTCCGCCCCGGCAACGCCGCGATGAATCCGCTGCGCATCGCCCTGGACCGCGGGCTGCTCAGCATCCGCGGGCTGGATCGCTCGCTGCGGGTCGCGTGGAGCCTGGCCGATCTGGCCGGCCGCAGTTCGCCCGGCCTCGACGAGGTCTCCGCGGCGCTCAGCTTCCGGCAACCCGAAGCGCACCGATGACCGCCAACCTCGACGAATCCGTTTGCCGGGCATGGGCTTATCTGTCCCGGGTGGCCGAGCCGCCATGCCCGCAACTTGCCGCCCTGGTGCAATCGGTAGGCCCGGTCGAGGCGGCCGACCGGGTGCGCCGCGGGCTGGTCGACGATGAGCTGGCCCGGCACACCCAAGCCCGGCGCGATATCGACCGGGCCGCGCAGGATGTCGAGCTGCTCGCGCAGCGCGGCGGGCGGCTGATCACACCCGACTGCGATGAGTGGCCGCTGCTCGCGTTCGCGGCATTCGGCTTCGCCGGGGTGCGGCCGAATGCCGTTCCGCCGCTGGTGTTGTGGGCGCAGGGCCCCGCGCGGCTGGACGAGGTGGCGTACCGCGCGGCCGCGGTGGTCGGAACCCGGGCGGCCACCGCGTACGGCGAATACGTCGCCGCAGACCTGGCGGCCGGGCTGGTCGAGCGTGACGTCGCCGTGGTCTCCGGGGGCGCCTACGGCATCGACGGCGCCGCGCACCGCGCGGCCCTGAACTGCGACGGACTGACCGTCGCGGTTCTCGCCGGCGGCATCGATATCCCTTATCCCGCAGGCCATTCCGCCCTGCTGCATCGCATCGCCCGGCGCGGGCTGGTGTTCACCGAATACCCGCCGGGCGTGCGCCCGGCGCGCTACCGGTTCCTGACCCGTAACCG from Mycobacterium shigaense includes these protein-coding regions:
- a CDS encoding 5'-phosphate oxidase: MARFKTEMATCPACRREAEATVEYTYDSDGNVIGRRVREVHCRSADCPGSDVPPHWG
- a CDS encoding DUF2469 domain-containing protein, with the protein product MSAEDLEKYETEMELSLYREYKDIVGQFSYVVETERRFYLANSVEMVPRNADGEVYFELRLSDAWVWDMYRPARFVKQVRVVTFKDVNIEEVEKPELRLPE
- a CDS encoding YraN family protein — protein: MTTWKAYEAEKRPSRIQLGAMGEGLAVDHLTGMGLRILQRNWRCRHGELDVIACDDARGMVVFVEVKTRTGDGFGGLPYAVTERKFRRLRRLAGLWLAAQDRRWAAVRLDVIGVRLRPARDPEITHLQGIG
- a CDS encoding GAF and ANTAR domain-containing protein, which codes for MADDSNASNADVPDLLPGGEKADPGTVFAALAEIIYQGSAANEMYAAICIAATLVVKGCDHASLLVREGDNYVTVGASDQLARQIDEFERRTGDGPCIDAIEEETPQIDADLTTPSLWPKLAKALVADTPVRGAMGFRLLVNKRKGAALNLFSDTPNLFDAEAAGRAAVLAAFASVAINAVAKGEDAASLRRGLLSNREIGKAVGMLMALNDITEDDAFDLLRHHSQALNIKLADVARAVIETRGQLPSGGENPLTG
- a CDS encoding YifB family Mg chelatase-like AAA ATPase, producing MALGRAFSVGVRGLDGEIVEIEADITSGLPGVHLVGLPDAALQESRDRVRAAVTNCGDEWPMSRLTLALSPATLPKMGSVYDVALAAAVLSAQRKHPWERLEKTVLLGELSLDGRVRPVRGVLPAVLAAKREGWPAVVVPVDNLAEASLVDGVNVWGVRTLGQLRAWLCGSAQLHHRISGGSTEPEPAADLADVVGQAQARFAVEVAAAGAHHLMLTGPPGVGKTMLAQRLPGLLPKLTDGEALEVTAIHSVAGLLSGDTPLITRAPFVAPHHSSSVAALVGGGSGLARPGAVSRAHRGVLFLDECAEISVSALEALRTPLEDGEIRLARRDGVACYPARFQLVLAANPCPCAPADPRDCICAAATKRRYLGKLFGPLLDRVDLRVQLHPVRAGAISSVEGESTAQVRARVAQARETAAARWRPHGFRTNAEVSGSLLRRRFRPGNAAMNPLRIALDRGLLSIRGLDRSLRVAWSLADLAGRSSPGLDEVSAALSFRQPEAHR
- the dprA gene encoding DNA-processing protein DprA, which gives rise to MTANLDESVCRAWAYLSRVAEPPCPQLAALVQSVGPVEAADRVRRGLVDDELARHTQARRDIDRAAQDVELLAQRGGRLITPDCDEWPLLAFAAFGFAGVRPNAVPPLVLWAQGPARLDEVAYRAAAVVGTRAATAYGEYVAADLAAGLVERDVAVVSGGAYGIDGAAHRAALNCDGLTVAVLAGGIDIPYPAGHSALLHRIARRGLVFTEYPPGVRPARYRFLTRNRLVAATSGAAVVVEAGLRSGAANTAAWARGLGRVVAAVPGPVTSSASAGCHALLRNGAELVTRADDIVELVGRVGEFASEEPHPGTALDGLGEAERLVYEALPGRGAVTVDEIAVGSGLAPEQVLGPLAILEVSGLAERDCGRWRIVRARDREEEVRIRAT
- the fdhD gene encoding formate dehydrogenase accessory sulfurtransferase FdhD — translated: MGNVTARRHAQHLTADRAITRPETLAVEEPLEIRVDGTPVTVTMRTPGSDFELARGFLLTEGVIADREQVHAIRYCDGRDDKGANTYNVLDVTLAAGVAPPDLDVTRNFYTTSSCGVCGKASLDAVRVIGRFAPGDDPVTVAAATLQAMPGQLRGAQKVFASTGGLHAAALFAADGAMLVVREDIGRHNAVDKVIGWALENGRVPVAGSVLLVSGRASFELTQKAVVAGIPVLAAVSAPSSLAVSLAEESGLTLVAFLRGDSMNVYTRADRIR